In the Natrinema sp. CBA1119 genome, TGCTGAATGTCCGACTGCATGACTTCCGTGCCGAGTTCGTTGTCACCGCCGACGCCGTGGCCGTTGACGCGGTCGGCACCGATCAGCTGCGTGTCGACGATGTCGAGCGACTGGAGGTCTGCGTCCGCGGAGTTGATGGCCAGCGCACCCTGAACGGCTCCGAAACCCATGTCCGCATCGAACCGGGCGAGCCGTTCAGTGATCTTCCCACCGGCCTGACCGACTCCGATCAGGGCAACTTTCATATCACTTCCATTTGAGTGAGTCCTGTTGAACGTTCCGGTGAGCCGATATGGAGGTTGTATCACCGCGCTCGAGCGGGCGGCCGACCGTCGACCACTGACCGCCGACTGCCGACTGCCGACTGCCGACTGCCGACCGCCGACCGCCAACCGGCGATCGCCGACCGCCGATTTCCGAGCGAAGACGATCGGAGCCTCCGCACCGATCAGCGGAGGTCACAACACCTTTTTGCCGTATCCCCGTCGTGTTCGGTATGTTCTACGAACAGCGGATGACCGTCCCCGACTCGCCCGACGAGCTCCGGGCCGAGTACGAGGACGACCTCGCAGTGATCGTCGACGATCGCGGCCCCGCGGCCGTCGCGAGCGAAACCGGCCTCGAGGCGGAGACGCTCGAGGCGCTTTCGGCCGGCAAATCGCCCGAACTGACCCTCGAGGAGGCGGCCGAGATTCAGTCCCTCGCCGAGGGGACGCCGGATCCCGAGACGATCGTCACGATGGCGCTCGAGCATCTCCTGCTGGGGATGTCGACGGCGGTGCTCGACGTGGACGCGGTCGAGAGCCACCTCGAGATCGAGCTGGACGCGAAGGAGGTTCACCAGAAGATCGAGGGGCGAGCGCCGATGTCGTTCGACGAGTACGTCCACATCCAGTACGTGATCGCGGACGGTGCGTCGTAGGCGAGTTCGGCACGACCCGTCTCGATATCGGGAGCGCCACCGACACCTGTGCGAATCGGTACCACCACACAGATTTATCGCAGTCGATGATGTGGAACGGCCATGTCGAATTCGGAGCGGAGCGAGAACCGTCGACGGGAGGTCGACGCAATCTTGGATCGGAAACCCGGCACCGAGGCCGTCACCGATCTCGAGGACCGGTATCGGGTCGTCGGCGCGGCCGATCGATCGACGTACGCGAACTGGGTCACGCCGATCGAGGACCACTACGTCTGCCACCGCAACGAGACGCTGGATCCGGCGGCTGACGAGTGGACGGTCGCGCTCGACGGGGGCCTCGAGCGCGAGGCCGAACTGGGGATGGCCGAGCTTCGGGAGGACTACCCCACGGTCGCGGTCGCGCACACGATGGAGTGTGCGGGCAACGGCCGGGGCTACTTCGACCCCGAGACGGGGAGCGTCCAGTGGGAGTACGGAGCCGTCAGCACCGCGATCTGGACGGGCGCGCCACTGAGCGCGATTCTGGCAGACCACGGTGCAACGACCGACGACGGACTGTGGCTCACCGCGGTCGGCGGCGACCACCCCGAAGTCGACGGCGAGAACGACCGGTTCGCTCGCTCGATCCCGATGGAAAAGGCGCTCGAGGACTGCATCCTCGCCTACGAGGTAAACGGCGAGGCGCTGCCGCCCGAACACGGCCATCCCATCAGATTGCTCGTTCCCGGCTGGTACGGCGTCAACAGCGTCAAGTGGGTCACCGAGCTCCACGTCACGGAGACGATGGTCCACGGCGAGGAGTGGGCCGACCGCGACGGCGACGATTTTACCCAGTGGCAGCAGTCGTCCTACCGGATCCATCCCGAGGGCGTCGAGCCCGACTCCAACGCGACGATCTCGACGTTCGACACCTGGGACCAACTCGAGTCCGACGAGATCGACCACCCCTACACCTTCGACGAGAACGTCAAGTCCACGATCGGTCGTCCCGCGGACGGCGCGACCGTCACCCCACACGAGGACGGGGTCGTCGAGATCGTCGGCGTCGCCTGGGCCGGCGACGACGAGGTGACGGCGATCGAGGTCTCGACCGACGGCGGCGACAGCTGGCGGGAGGGAGAGTTCTTCGGCCCGAACTACGACTGCGCGTGGCGGCTGTTTCGCGACGCGTGGGAGCCGTCGCCCGGCACGTATGAACTCGTCTCTCGAGCCACGGACGAACGCGGCCGCCGCCAGCCCGCGCGGATCGCCGGGCCGGACGAGGACGCCGACGGCGAATATCCGTGGAACGAGGGCGGCTACGCGGAGAACGCGTCGCTTCCCCACGCGGTCGAAGTCACCGTCGAGTGAGTGACAACCCGCCGCTGACCTCGAGTGGCCGATTGAAAAGGTGCGGAAATAGCGCTGCAATCGACCGGAACCCCGCGCTCGAGCGGTGAAATTATGTGCAGTCGGCCACGAGTCCGGCTATGAAGGTCGCAATTCTGGGTTGCGGACACGTCGGCATCGAGCTGGGTCGACAGCTCGCGGCTCGAGACCACGAGCCGATCGGGGTTCGCCGATCGGCGGATGGAATCGAACGGATCGAATCGGCCGGGTTCGAGGGGGTGCAGGCAGATATTACCGACCGCGAGTCACTCGCGGCGGTTCCGGATGTCGACGCGATCGTCTTCGCCGCCAGCAGCGGAGGTCGCGGTGCCGAGGCTGCCCGCGAGGTGTACGTCGACGGATTGCGGACGGCGATCGAGGAGTTCGGCGAGCGTGAGCACGCCCCCGAGCGACTGGTCTACACCTCGTCGACGGGGGTCCACGGCGACCACGACGGCGACTGGGTCGACGAGGAGACGCCGCTCGAGCCCACCACCGACAAGACCGAGGTGCTCGCCGAGGCCGAGCGGATCGCGCTCGAGCACCCGCCGGAGTACGGCTACGAGGGCACCGTCGCGCGCTACGCCGGCCTCTACGGGCCCGATCGGTACCGGCTCGAGCGCTACCTCGAGGGCCCCGTCACCGAGGGCTACCTGAACATGGTCCATCGGGACGACGCCGCCGGAGCGGTCCGCTACCTGCTCGAGGAGGACCTCGCACGCGGCGAGGTCGTACAAGTAGTCGACGACGAGCCGGCGTCCAAGTGGGCGTTCGCCGACTGGCTGGCCGGCGAATGCGGCGTCGAAAATCCGCCGAAGCAGACGAAGGCCGAGCGGCTCGCGGACGACGACGTCTCCGCGGCCGGCCGCCGCCGAATTCTGACGAGCAAGCGCTGCTCGAACGAGAAGTTGCGCGAT is a window encoding:
- a CDS encoding sulfite oxidase, whose product is MSNSERSENRRREVDAILDRKPGTEAVTDLEDRYRVVGAADRSTYANWVTPIEDHYVCHRNETLDPAADEWTVALDGGLEREAELGMAELREDYPTVAVAHTMECAGNGRGYFDPETGSVQWEYGAVSTAIWTGAPLSAILADHGATTDDGLWLTAVGGDHPEVDGENDRFARSIPMEKALEDCILAYEVNGEALPPEHGHPIRLLVPGWYGVNSVKWVTELHVTETMVHGEEWADRDGDDFTQWQQSSYRIHPEGVEPDSNATISTFDTWDQLESDEIDHPYTFDENVKSTIGRPADGATVTPHEDGVVEIVGVAWAGDDEVTAIEVSTDGGDSWREGEFFGPNYDCAWRLFRDAWEPSPGTYELVSRATDERGRRQPARIAGPDEDADGEYPWNEGGYAENASLPHAVEVTVE
- a CDS encoding DUF5791 family protein — protein: MFYEQRMTVPDSPDELRAEYEDDLAVIVDDRGPAAVASETGLEAETLEALSAGKSPELTLEEAAEIQSLAEGTPDPETIVTMALEHLLLGMSTAVLDVDAVESHLEIELDAKEVHQKIEGRAPMSFDEYVHIQYVIADGAS
- a CDS encoding NAD-dependent epimerase/dehydratase family protein, which encodes MKVAILGCGHVGIELGRQLAARDHEPIGVRRSADGIERIESAGFEGVQADITDRESLAAVPDVDAIVFAASSGGRGAEAAREVYVDGLRTAIEEFGEREHAPERLVYTSSTGVHGDHDGDWVDEETPLEPTTDKTEVLAEAERIALEHPPEYGYEGTVARYAGLYGPDRYRLERYLEGPVTEGYLNMVHRDDAAGAVRYLLEEDLARGEVVQVVDDEPASKWAFADWLAGECGVENPPKQTKAERLADDDVSAAGRRRILTSKRCSNEKLRDLGYEFAYPTFREGYRDAIERYRADDADR